The proteins below come from a single Mya arenaria isolate MELC-2E11 chromosome 6, ASM2691426v1 genomic window:
- the LOC128237567 gene encoding beta-1,4-N-acetylgalactosaminyltransferase bre-4-like — MAFYLQLQQAFSRSQASVSSQLSRCPVGNLSISFEAAHRSVLLTAFQDVSPGGAWRPKSCVARQRIAIIIPFRDRQEHLDILVYYLVPLLKRQKVAFRIFVVEQFGNKTFNKGRLMNIGFMEARKNEEFDCFIFHDVDLIPEDDRNMYTCLERPRHMSPAVDKLKYKLPYKALVGGVLSMKAEHFFKINGYSNLYWGWGAEDDDMFYRLSASKIGVSRPNITIGRYKAIKHARGEVNKARFKLLKTAKTRYLKDGLNTLEYRLVETRLEKLYTCITVDIGVPPKNQTEYPIANVGDPPKNQTEYPKADVGDPPKNKIKYPKADVSDPPKNQTEIQ; from the exons tggGAAATCTGAGCATTAGTTTTGAGGCTGCACATAGATCGGTTCTGCTAACGGCATTCCAAGATGTGTCACCAGGGGGTGCATGGCGTCCGAAGAGCTGCGTTGCTAGGCAACGGATAGCAATTATTATCCCTTTTCGTGACAGGCAGGAACATTTGGACATTCTAGTATATTATCTTGTCCCCCTTTTGAAACGGCAAAAAGTGGCTTTCCGAATATTCGTGGTAGAACAG TTCGGCAacaaaaccttcaacaaagGTCGGCTTATGAACATCGGGTTCATGGAAGCGCGGAAGAACGAGGAATTTGACTGCTTCATCTTCCACGACGTCGATCTCATACCGGAAGACGACAGGAATATGTACACATGCTTGGAGAGGCCTCGACATATGTCCCCAGCCGTGGATAAATTAAAGTATAA ATTGCCATACAAGGCGCTGGTGGGTGGGGTTCTCAGCATGAAGGCAGAACATTTCTTCAAGATCAACGGATATTCGAACCTTTACTGGGGCTGGGGCGCTGAGGATGACGATATGTTTTACAG ACTTTCAGCCTCGAAAATCGGTGTTTCACGGCCCAACATCACAATTGGTCGGTATAAAGCGATAAAACACGCGAGAGGGGAAGTCAATAAAGCCAG ATTCAAGCTTTTAAAAACAGCGAAAACGCGTTACTTAAAAGACGGCCTCAATACTTTGGAGTACAGATTGGTTGAAACCCGACTTGAAAAgctgtacacatgtataacagtgGATATCGGTGTTCCGCCGAAAAATCAGACTGAATATCCAATAGCGAATGTGGGTGATCCGCCGAAGAATCAGACCGAATATCCAAAAGCGGATGTGGGTGATCCGCCGAAGAATAAGATTAAATATCCAAAAGCGGATGTGAGTGATCCCCCGAAGAATCAGACTGAAATCCAATAG